In Theobroma cacao cultivar B97-61/B2 chromosome 7, Criollo_cocoa_genome_V2, whole genome shotgun sequence, the genomic window aaagagtaaaattcaagtaaattgaaaattgtttGTGCATTGATCATGCTCGCATGACATGCTTTGGCAGTCCAAAAATCAATACTAATTAATAATTGcattcaaaattcaattgGGGTTAATGACAAATGTTGCTATTTTTGGGCATAATGTATTACATATTTTTGGAGCTTCCTCAATTTGCCACGTAGAGAGgatagagagaaagagaaaacatATTGAAGCAAAAAGAGAGGTACAAAGAGGCCTGTGTGTAACGCACGGGTCATAATCTAGTATATCGTATGTGATGTTAtcatttctttctcatttatCATTTACAAAGGTAGATATTtaagaataataaataaatacaataAGTGAGTTGATAAGGTCCATTGATATCAGAAGGAAAGGAAATGTCAAATGTAGGGTTGGCACTTTGTCCTTTGCTAGGATTGAAAAACAATGAAACCCTAAAAAAGGATTTCCTAGACCAACGTATAGGGCAAGTTTTTTCTACTAAATTACTTACTTTAACAcgaaaaaaaatcatctttCATTATCATCGTTTATCATACGTGAGATtcgtttttttattatatatatgatgatTAGTATACAAAAAGCAGAACGAAACCATTAAGTCGATCATTAGGTATTTTGAATTAAGTTAATTGTAATgttaaatattgttttgacaaaaaaaatataaaaggatTGATTACTTCATCTGGTATTTAATCATATAAGCTTGTTCTTCTAGTGTGCTGCCTATATCAACAACAAAAATGAATGCAAGAACATTGAACATTGGGCAAGGCTTAAGCTTCTTCTCCATAGCCAATtgcaatattattttctagttaGAGATCAGAGactgaaaagagaaagagctAAAGGATGCAAGAGAAAACTGGCTTGTTTCTCACGATGAGACAATCAAACTTTCATTGTTATTGCGTGATTACAGCTACTGTAATATTTGGACTATTTGATCGAAGACTTGGAAAAAATTTAGGAGTCTAGGGATTTGCACATCACATCTTGGTCTCTTGTTAGGATTCTGTTGTCAATAACCAAAACCAAAGCCCAAGCCAAAGCTATAGAGTTCTAGGTGATTTGACAATGGCAGtactcttcttcttttttccattttgcCATTgtctttatatttataataattaggTGAATATATATTTGCCAAAGTATCACAGCCTTAACATGGACCATGTGAATCTCACATTTGCAGGTATTACGATTCTGTTGTCAAtaaccaaaaccaaaaccaaaaccaaaaccaaaaccaaaaccaaaacccaaGCCAAAGCCATAGAATTCTAGGTGATTTAACAATGGCAGtactcttcttctttttgccATTTTGGcattgattttatatttataattgggTCATTGTATGTTTGTCAAAGTGTCACGGTCCTAACGTGGataatatgaattttatatcgtatgtatatatgtttctCAACGAGTAGAGTTATAAGTTTtacattgaagaaaaattcttAACAAAGAGTCAGAGGAAGATgttatgatttaaaaaaaaaagtcataaaTTTCACATCAATTATGTATTAAAATGATATTGAGCATATAATAATTCTCATCACTTTCAAAGTGTGAGGTGAGACTGAAGTAGACCATACTTCATGAGATGGGTGCAAATAGAAGTCATGCAATCAGCGGGTCCAAAGCTTGGATTTCctcaaagagagagagagatacaTGTTTAAATTTGCTTTATAATTCCCCAGGGGTTTTTGTTTAGATGGAATTTTCTATACATTGAACTAGCTGCtggatatataaatatttcactTCACATGTCTTGTTTCAAGGGTCCATTTCCTCGAGTGTGAGTGCTCATAAAATGATTAACCCGTTCAAGCTTGGAGTAATGAAGATCATTCTCTTTACAAATTTGGGCAACTTCTTGGGCTGCCAATCTCTACTCCAACCCATCAGCCTATTCCTGCAATGGACATAGCTACGCATCGGCTGTCATAGCGAAGCCCAGATATCCAGCATCTCTCCTACAAGTGACCGAAGGTCACTTCTGCCGTGCACCATCAGATACAGGGTCGTAGTAAGTGTAGATTCTAAAGTTTCCGTCCGGTCCAAGTTGAAACACCGACAACGTGCTGTTATACTTTGCATCTCATTCCCACTAAATACCTTCTCTGCCTCTCATACCAGAAAAAACCACACTGCCTGAGGCAACCTGACTCCACCAGCCCACCACCGCGCCAGCCACCTGACTCCCCACCTGCAGCCCTCGCTTCCTATTTGGCTCTCACCTAGGCCCTGTCACCTCTGTCCCATCACCACCTCTGCGTCGTCATTAGTCATCAACTCTGCCCAGCACGCCAGCAGCCAACAGGTCAGTGTCGcttctctccctctctctctctgctcAATACATTGACCAACGTGACAAATCAGAACAATGCGGTATATTACTCTTAAAACTGTATAAATACCTCGAAATTTATCCTATCCGTATCacccatctctctctctccaaaaAATGCTTCCAAAAGGTGTtagatttagttttaattgGGTGGTGATCATTGGTGATTTTGAAGGGATTAGATAGATTCTAGCTTCACATTATTGGATCATGTGTTATTGGGAGCTAAAGACTGTTTTTCTCTTAAAGTGGTTTTTACTTTGCTTCTGCTAAGATTGTAGCAAGGGGATTTGCTGCATCAGTGGATGTTCTCTTTCTTGTTGCATGGGAAAGGAAAATGGACTAGGACTGAATTCAATCAAAGCCAGAGCGCGTGTTGGTTTCTTATGTAGGTGTTAGCATATATGGGTTCTAAATCAGTTGAGGACATGATAGAGGCCTCATCCGAGGTCCATTCTTGTGGGTTTCATATGCATGGTTTGGAGTCAATGTAAAAGACTTTTATATCCCTGGAGAGGTGTCATTACCACACCTGTTTAGATTTAAGACTCAATTTACTCAATCCCAGGATTTTTACTTGGCCAATTCCAGCGCTGAAATTGAGATTTGATACTTCGGCACCATGAAAGAAGAACAAAGCTCACTTCTTCTCAAATCCTCCTCTCTATTCCCTCCCCCCCAAGGtacttcctttctttcctttaaaacaaaagacattgttttcatttcttttactaaaatatgagaattttgttttgttttgttttaggAGTAAAGCTATCATATGGAACAGCAGGGTTCAGGGCAGATGCATCAATCCTTAAATCAGCAGTTTACAGAGTTGGGATATTGGCTGCTTTAAGGTCATTGAAAACTCAATCAGTGGTTGGAGTGATGATCACAGCTTCACATAATAAGGTTACTGACAATGGAGTCAAAATTGTTGACCCAAGTGGCGGGATGCTCTCTCAAGAATGGGAGCCTTTTGCTGATCAACTTGTCAATGCTCAAACTCCTGAAACTCTTCTCTCAGTGAGTaactttttatgtttttggatgtgggttttatttgttatgtagttattttgttgaaattaTTGATGAAACGGGGTGGGAATTGGtgcattttaattttgttttatgccATCTTGGTTGATGGTTTTTGTTGGGTGTTTCATACTTGAGaagcaataatttttttccccTGACGAGGATGCGAGTAGACCTTACCAATGTAATTAACCAAACAAGACCCTGCGGAAGAAGAAAACCAACTAACATAATCTAAAAATCCAGCATATAGCCCGAGAGAATCCAATTTGAAGTTAAAGCAAACCCTAGCAAGGTGGGACTTGGACTTAAGACCTAATGTTTCAGTGACCTCCCCTTTAACATTAAGATAAGGTCTCATTGACTAAAGAACAATCATTTTTGATGCtatattttatgtttgtttGATGGGCCATAGTGAACTGAAGGTGTACTAGTTTTGTTTAAgctcaaaaattcaaaaaaaatttatctacttctttttcttcttctaattCTAGTGTTTATTGtctatttaaataaatggAGGATTCTGAGGGAAATGAGTGCGAAGagagaattttaaatttctccCAGGATTTGTAATTGAGTATAGGAAGTGCATATTAGACTTATTATAAGATGTTgcttaaaacagatcataagaGAATGTGTGGAGAAGGAAAAAATCCCATTTGATGGAGTGCAATCGGCAGAGATATTGTTGGGAAGAGACACACGGCCTAGTGGGGAATCTCTCCTGGAAGCTGCAAAGCATGTGTGCCTTCTTTCAATCACTATTACTTTTGCCGAAACTTCGATAATTTTCTTTGTGATGGTAAATATATCTATGATTTGCTAATATTTAATCCATTTAATTGAAGGGTATAAGTTCAATTTTTGGAGCTATTGCACTTGACTTGGGGATTTTAACAACCCCACAGCTGCATTGGATGGTTCATGCTAGGAATAAAGGCATGAAAGCGACTGAACCTGCCTACTTTGAACAGATTTCGAGCTCATTCAGGTTAGTTGGAGGCTTAAATATCTTTTTAGTcatttatataatttgaaattataatattacaCCATTCTTTAGGTGCTTGATAGACTTGATCCCAAATGGAACAAAGGTCAACAAGCTGGATAATAGAGTGGTGGTTGATGGGGCTGATGGTGTGGGTGGAGAGAAACTTTTAGTCTTGAAAAACATGTTGACCGATTTAGTTATTGAGGTTCGTAATTCTGGTAAAGATGGAGGTTTACTAAATGATGGGGTTGGTGCTGATTATGTACAGAAAGAGAAGGTTGTCCCACGTGGATTTGGTTCCAATGATGTAGGAAAAAGGTGAGCTATCTCTTCATATTTTGGAGTAAATTAATCACAGTTGTTAACTGATTAGAAGCTTATTATTCTTGCATCTTTCTAAATTATTGATCAAGTATTAAAAGTGCATGTTTATTGCAACTCTGTTCTGGCAAGTACATTTGGTAAAAAAGATAACAACTAAACATGGAACAAATTTTAAGTCATATTCAGTTCTTTCAATAATTAGTTTGTGTGATATTTCATGTCATCATTATTGGCACTTTTTCAATAGTTTGATAAGTGGCAAATTAGCACTGCTTAATGAAGTGATTACTTATTAGGCAATTGATCATTGGCTAAGTAGTATAAAGCTAGTTTGGCTGCTTGATACATAATGATTGTTGACAGTGCTTTCAGTGTGATCCTTGCTTTGGTACATGTTATGTATGTTAAAATCTGGTCATATTATGAAAGTTTTGGTTATGGTGGGGGGAGGAGAATAACTGCTTTTTATTATCAGGTGTGCAAGTTTGGATGGAGATGCTGATCGCCTTGTGTATTTTTCAGTTCCATCTAATAGTAGCAGCAAAATTGATCTTGTTGATGGGGACAAAATATTATCCTTGTTTGCTTTATTCATCAAAGAGCAGCTAAACATTCTGACCAGGGAGGggaataaaaaatcaaataataattttcaagctCATCTTGGTGTTGTACAGACAGCTTATGCAAACGGAGCATCAACCGATTACCTCAAGCAGTTGGGTTTAGAAGTCATTTTTACTCCAACAGGGGTGAAACACTTACATGAGAAAGCTGCTCAGTTTGATATTGGAATCTATTTTGAGGCCAATGGTCATGGCACTATCCTGTTCTCAGAATCTTTCTTATCTTGGTTAGAGGCTAGGAACAATGAGCTCGCTTTGGTGTCAGAAGGTTATTTCTGATGCAGTCTTTTTCCTTCTAAGAACCATGCATGATAGTTTATTGAGTAGTAGGACATTTTTTTGCAGGATCCGAACAGCAGAAAGCTGCTTTAAGACTACTATCAGTCAGTAAGTTGATCAACCAAGCTGTTGGAGATGCTTTGAGTTGCTTGCTCTTGGTTGAGGCAATTTTGCAACATATGGATTGGTCCATACATAAATGGAATGAACTTTACCAGGATCTACCTAGTCGACAGCTTAAGGTCAGTTTTCTTGATTACTCTTGgagaagaataaagaaaaagtctTTCTCATCTGTAGCAGGAACCTTATCTGCCTTCCTCACTATTTTCATGTAAACTAGACTTTTGGAAGGTTTTAAATAAGGCTCTTTTACACCTTACACCTAGGAGACTTTCTAAATTGTTAATAGTTTTGTTTGGCATGCTTCTCTTGAAGTTGGTTGAAGAGGTAGAtgccattttatttttcccatGCTAGGGAGAAAAGATGATCATGTCTGTGAAGATTGAAAATGCTGCATATAATCCTCGAGATTAGCAGTTTAGCTAAGTAATGGAGATAAAGACTGAGGTTTGACATGACTTTTCACCAAAACTAATAAAGTTTGGCTAGTGTATCATTCACTTAAATATCTTGGATTTATtgcatcaaaagaaaaaaaaaaatattggatACAGCTGATTTCTGCATGCTGGGTTCCCCTGATGTTATTTTTGTCTATAAACTTTTCTACAGTTTGCCTTCCGTTAGCAATGCTTGTGCTAATTAATGCTTCCATTGGTTGTGTCAGGTCAAAGTTGTTGACAGAACAGCTGTTGTCACAACAAATGCAGAAACTGTGGCTGTGACCCCCCCTGGAATTCAAGAAGCCATTGATGCTGAAACTGGTAGCTTTTTGTCATTTATCTTTTGCTAATGCATGTTTTTCTGCTTATTCTCTGTGTCTtattagcttttttttttgttatattattCGATGAATGTCTTACCTAAgggcataattttctcttaaattCTTTTCAGGCCACCTGTATATAtaactatttcttttttaatttttaaaaacaatgcagcAAAGTACCCTAGAGGTCGGTGTTTCATACGACCATCAGGTACAGAGGATGTCGTTCGTGTATATGCAGAGGCATCCACACAAGAAGCTGCAGACAGCTTGGCCAACTCTGTTGCGAAACTTGTTGATCAGTTTCTAGGATTTGGCAGCTCTGCACAGTAGCTTCCCaatggtttttcttttaatgcaACAGAAGTCAGAAGATGTCAAACAGGCGGTTCTAATTTAACCAACTAAAGTTTCAGAGATGATTTACAACTGGAGGTACAAATAGCTTCCGAGAATCTATCCTGGTTTTATAAACAGTAAAACTTATCATCTTATTGTAGAGGCATTGACATCAATGTAAGTTTTGTCTCTACTTGTAACAACTTGGATTTGGTTTAGTGGTTCTTACTATTCTAGTGCAGAGTCAAtgtccaaattttttttaaattcccCTTTCTATTCATCTTTGTTCCTTTATAGACTATAATAAAAAGCAGCAGGACTCCAAAGAGCAACAAAAACTTCCTCTTGTCAAATTCAGTTTATTGACCACAAATGAGATACTTATAGATtgaagaaatgaaatgaaaatcaGAGTCCATGAATTCCTTATGTTCTTTCATAGGTGGAC contains:
- the LOC18594177 gene encoding phosphoacetylglucosamine mutase isoform X1; its protein translation is MKEEQSSLLLKSSSLFPPPQGVKLSYGTAGFRADASILKSAVYRVGILAALRSLKTQSVVGVMITASHNKVTDNGVKIVDPSGGMLSQEWEPFADQLVNAQTPETLLSIIRECVEKEKIPFDGVQSAEILLGRDTRPSGESLLEAAKHGISSIFGAIALDLGILTTPQLHWMVHARNKGMKATEPAYFEQISSSFRCLIDLIPNGTKVNKLDNRVVVDGADGVGGEKLLVLKNMLTDLVIEVRNSGKDGGLLNDGVGADYVQKEKVVPRGFGSNDVGKRCASLDGDADRLVYFSVPSNSSSKIDLVDGDKILSLFALFIKEQLNILTREGNKKSNNNFQAHLGVVQTAYANGASTDYLKQLGLEVIFTPTGVKHLHEKAAQFDIGIYFEANGHGTILFSESFLSWLEARNNELALVSEGSEQQKAALRLLSVSKLINQAVGDALSCLLLVEAILQHMDWSIHKWNELYQDLPSRQLKVKVVDRTAVVTTNAETVAVTPPGIQEAIDAETAKYPRGRCFIRPSGTEDVVRVYAEASTQEAADSLANSVAKLVDQFLGFGSSAQ
- the LOC18594177 gene encoding phosphoacetylglucosamine mutase isoform X2 produces the protein MKEEQSSLLLKSSSLFPPPQGVKLSYGTAGFRADASILKSAVYRVGILAALRSLKTQSVVGVMITASHNKVTDNGVKIVDPSGGMLSQEWEPFADQLVNAQTPETLLSGISSIFGAIALDLGILTTPQLHWMVHARNKGMKATEPAYFEQISSSFRCLIDLIPNGTKVNKLDNRVVVDGADGVGGEKLLVLKNMLTDLVIEVRNSGKDGGLLNDGVGADYVQKEKVVPRGFGSNDVGKRCASLDGDADRLVYFSVPSNSSSKIDLVDGDKILSLFALFIKEQLNILTREGNKKSNNNFQAHLGVVQTAYANGASTDYLKQLGLEVIFTPTGVKHLHEKAAQFDIGIYFEANGHGTILFSESFLSWLEARNNELALVSEGSEQQKAALRLLSVSKLINQAVGDALSCLLLVEAILQHMDWSIHKWNELYQDLPSRQLKVKVVDRTAVVTTNAETVAVTPPGIQEAIDAETAKYPRGRCFIRPSGTEDVVRVYAEASTQEAADSLANSVAKLVDQFLGFGSSAQ